In one window of Nocardia brasiliensis DNA:
- a CDS encoding DUF6364 family protein, protein MSKATRVTVTLDPQVAEWAKQAADQQKRSLSSVINASLRSALVHDSLARLAVDEEAERAAAYDDVHVTEAAEADARGAA, encoded by the coding sequence ATGAGCAAGGCGACGCGTGTCACCGTGACGCTGGACCCGCAGGTGGCCGAGTGGGCGAAACAGGCGGCCGACCAGCAGAAACGAAGCCTTTCCTCGGTGATCAACGCCTCGCTGCGGTCCGCGCTCGTGCACGACAGCCTGGCCAGGCTCGCGGTCGACGAGGAGGCCGAACGCGCCGCCGCCTACGACGACGTGCACGTCACCGAGGCCGCCGAGGCCGACGCCCGCGGCGCGGCATGA
- a CDS encoding RecQ family ATP-dependent DNA helicase, which translates to MTTATDVPAIDLTAPDLRERAEALLRELAGAQARLREDQWTAIEALVVRRRRALVVQRTGWGKSAVYFIAAKLLRGAGRGPTVIVSPLLALMRNQVAAAQRAGVVAATINSGNMTEWDEIHTQVAAGAVDVLLVSPERLNNPDFRDQVLPRLAADAGLVVIDEAHCVSDWGHDFRPDYRRIRTLIADLGSDVPVLATTATANDRVVTDVATQIGTDTLVLRGTLDRESLHLSVVRFDDAVERTAWLSAQLHRLPGSGIVYTLTVAAAHDLADVLNSHGHTVAAYTGQTDPAEREALESALLNNEVKALIATSALGMGFDKPDLGFVVHVGAPSSPIAYYQQVGRAGRGTARAEVVLLPGPEDARIWSYFASVAFPREHIVRAVLDALDTERALSTVALEPLVELNRSRLEMVLKVLDVDGAVRRVRGGWISTGQPWTYDTERYERLAAAREVEQQAMIDYQSTTECRMEFLRRQLDDPGLPATPTDSPGCGRCDNCTGTRPDVTVDAAAVAATRARLDRPGLDLSPRKQWPTGMAKLGIPLSGKITDGAETGRVLGRLTDLGWGQRLRALLDGPDDPIPDAVFDACIAVLRDWDWATRPTSVMALASPRYPVLTATLAARLAEVGRLDDLGTLPTRPDRPPVSAANSAHRVAGLYDSWDVPDLSGVAGPILLVDTLSDTGWTLTLAAHALRRAGADAVLPFALASVT; encoded by the coding sequence CTCGCGGGCGCGCAGGCTCGCCTACGCGAGGACCAGTGGACCGCGATCGAGGCGCTGGTGGTGCGGCGGCGGCGAGCGCTGGTGGTGCAGCGCACCGGCTGGGGTAAGTCGGCGGTGTACTTCATCGCCGCGAAACTGCTGCGCGGCGCGGGCCGCGGACCGACGGTCATCGTGTCGCCGCTGCTGGCGCTGATGCGCAACCAGGTCGCGGCGGCGCAGCGGGCGGGAGTGGTTGCCGCGACCATCAATTCGGGCAACATGACCGAATGGGACGAGATCCACACCCAGGTCGCCGCCGGTGCGGTGGACGTGCTGCTGGTCAGCCCGGAGCGGTTGAACAACCCCGACTTCCGCGACCAGGTGCTGCCGCGGCTCGCCGCCGACGCGGGCCTGGTGGTGATCGACGAGGCGCACTGCGTATCGGACTGGGGACACGACTTCCGGCCCGACTACCGCCGCATCCGGACCCTCATCGCCGACCTCGGCTCCGACGTGCCGGTCCTGGCCACCACCGCGACCGCCAACGATCGCGTGGTCACCGACGTGGCGACCCAGATCGGCACCGACACCCTGGTGTTGCGCGGCACGCTGGACCGTGAGTCGCTGCACCTTTCGGTGGTGCGCTTCGACGACGCGGTGGAACGCACCGCCTGGCTCAGCGCCCAGCTGCACCGGCTGCCCGGCTCCGGCATCGTCTACACCCTCACCGTCGCCGCCGCGCACGACTTGGCCGACGTGCTGAACTCGCACGGCCACACCGTCGCCGCGTACACCGGGCAGACGGACCCGGCTGAACGCGAAGCGTTGGAATCGGCGCTGCTGAACAACGAGGTGAAGGCGCTCATCGCGACCTCGGCGCTCGGCATGGGCTTCGACAAGCCCGATCTCGGCTTCGTCGTGCACGTCGGCGCGCCGTCCTCGCCCATCGCCTACTACCAGCAGGTCGGTCGCGCCGGCCGCGGCACCGCTCGCGCGGAGGTGGTGCTGCTGCCCGGTCCCGAGGACGCGCGGATCTGGAGTTACTTTGCCTCCGTTGCCTTCCCGCGCGAGCACATCGTGCGCGCGGTGCTCGACGCGCTCGACACCGAACGCGCGCTGTCCACCGTCGCGCTCGAACCGCTGGTGGAGCTGAACCGGTCCCGCCTGGAGATGGTGCTCAAGGTGCTCGACGTGGACGGGGCGGTGCGCCGGGTGCGCGGCGGCTGGATCAGCACCGGGCAGCCGTGGACCTACGACACCGAACGCTACGAGCGGTTGGCCGCGGCCAGAGAGGTCGAGCAGCAGGCGATGATCGACTACCAGTCGACCACCGAATGCCGGATGGAATTCCTGCGCCGCCAGCTCGACGATCCGGGATTGCCTGCGACACCGACGGATTCGCCCGGTTGCGGACGCTGCGACAACTGCACCGGCACCCGGCCCGATGTCACGGTGGACGCCGCGGCCGTGGCCGCGACCCGGGCCCGGCTCGATCGCCCCGGCCTGGACCTGAGCCCGCGCAAGCAGTGGCCGACGGGCATGGCCAAACTCGGGATTCCGTTGTCCGGCAAGATCACCGACGGCGCCGAGACCGGACGGGTGCTCGGCAGGCTGACCGATCTCGGTTGGGGCCAGCGCCTGCGCGCACTGCTCGACGGGCCCGACGACCCGATCCCCGACGCGGTCTTCGACGCGTGTATCGCGGTACTGCGCGACTGGGATTGGGCGACCCGCCCCACCTCCGTCATGGCCCTGGCCTCCCCGCGCTACCCGGTGCTCACCGCGACCCTTGCCGCGCGCCTCGCCGAGGTGGGCCGGCTCGACGATCTCGGCACGCTGCCGACCCGCCCCGACCGTCCGCCGGTCTCCGCGGCCAACTCCGCGCACCGCGTCGCGGGCCTCTACGACTCCTGGGACGTCCCCGACCTTTCCGGCGTCGCGGGACCGATCCTGCTGGTGGACACGCTCTCCGACACCGGATGGACCTTGACCCTGGCCGCCCACGCGCTACGGCGAGCGGGCGCCGACGCCGTCCTGCCGTTCGCCCTCGCGTCCGTCACCTAG